One Rhodothermales bacterium genomic window, TCTGCTTCCACTGGGACTCGCTACAGGAGTCGCGATTGTGATCACTGTCTTGTTCGGGGTCGTATTTCCTAGACTGTGGTATCGTTTCTGGAGATACGCTCTGCGCGACGAAGTGCTGTTCCTTGAGCGAGGCGTCTTCAATCGGGTGCGTACGGTCGTTCCGCTGCGGCGAATCCAGCACCTGGATGTTTCGCAGGACATCATCGAGAGAGAGTTCGACCTCGGGAAGCTCATCGTCCACACGGCGGGCACGAGAAGCAGTGACGTCGTCCTGCCGGGTCTCGACTTCGAGGAGGCCGAACGGCTGCGAGACGAATTGAAGAACTTCATCCTGGAAGACACGATCTAGCGCCCTGAAGCCGATGGAAACAG contains:
- a CDS encoding PH domain-containing protein produces the protein MPQTTSTPRGDLSTALKPLHPSARTVWMIKMMLFGSILILLALVYDVTSIFRDERLLPLGLATGVAIVITVLFGVVFPRLWYRFWRYALRDEVLFLERGVFNRVRTVVPLRRIQHLDVSQDIIEREFDLGKLIVHTAGTRSSDVVLPGLDFEEAERLRDELKNFILEDTI